One window of Peteryoungia desertarenae genomic DNA carries:
- the bcp gene encoding thioredoxin-dependent thiol peroxidase, producing MTDLTVGDLAPDFSLPRDGGGTVSLADFAGKAVVLYFYPKDDTSGCTVEAKDFTALADEFEKAGAVVIGFSPDSVKSHDKFISKHGLKLILASDEQQQVLQAYGVWKEKSMYGKTYMGVERSTFVVGRDGKVAAAWRKVKVPGHAATVLETVKGL from the coding sequence ATGACCGATTTGACTGTTGGCGATCTCGCCCCTGATTTCTCCCTGCCCCGAGACGGCGGCGGCACTGTTTCTCTTGCCGATTTCGCCGGAAAGGCCGTTGTCCTCTACTTTTATCCGAAAGACGACACCAGCGGCTGCACCGTCGAGGCCAAGGACTTCACCGCGCTTGCGGATGAATTCGAGAAGGCTGGGGCGGTGGTGATCGGTTTCTCACCTGATTCGGTGAAGAGCCACGACAAGTTCATCTCCAAGCACGGCCTCAAACTCATTCTGGCCTCCGACGAGCAGCAGCAAGTCTTGCAGGCCTATGGTGTCTGGAAAGAGAAGAGCATGTACGGCAAGACATATATGGGTGTTGAACGCTCCACCTTCGTTGTCGGCCGCGATGGCAAGGTTGCCGCTGCGTGGCGCAAGGTGAAGGTGCCAGGTCATGCTGCCACAGTGCTTGAGACTGTGAAGGGCCTTTGA
- a CDS encoding ferritin-like domain-containing protein, translating to MPSETGSDLLSLRGAATLAIASADLDEKTLLAQTAATRWHQRRLSLRSPLDPPLPERPGRPDKPVLVAPKGVEKRSLHTLPGRIALLHALAHIELNAVDLALDIVARFTSEPVPQSFFDGWMKVAYEEAKHFRLIRDRLRSLGADYGDMPAHDGLWQAAHSTRNDLTARLAVVPLILEARGLDVTPSLQEKMRETGDLESAEVLRIIYEDEKGHVAVGAKWFRFLCAREKRDPALTFQELVRTNFRGSLKPPFNDLARAAAGLTPSFYRTLSSKNAS from the coding sequence ATGCCGTCTGAGACCGGATCCGACCTCCTTTCCCTGCGGGGTGCGGCAACCCTTGCTATCGCCAGTGCAGATCTGGATGAAAAGACGCTTCTGGCTCAGACGGCCGCCACACGCTGGCATCAGAGGAGACTTTCGCTTCGTTCTCCATTGGACCCCCCTCTGCCGGAACGGCCCGGAAGACCGGACAAACCTGTTCTGGTGGCACCCAAAGGCGTCGAAAAGCGCTCTTTGCATACGCTGCCAGGACGAATCGCGCTCCTCCACGCGCTTGCCCATATAGAGCTGAATGCGGTCGACCTCGCTCTTGATATCGTCGCTCGCTTCACTTCCGAACCCGTCCCGCAGTCCTTCTTTGATGGCTGGATGAAGGTGGCATATGAGGAAGCCAAACATTTCCGCCTCATTCGGGACCGCCTGCGCAGCCTGGGCGCTGACTATGGAGACATGCCCGCCCATGATGGGCTGTGGCAGGCGGCTCATTCAACGAGAAACGACCTGACGGCGCGACTGGCTGTCGTGCCTTTGATCCTTGAGGCACGAGGGCTTGATGTGACACCCTCCCTTCAGGAAAAGATGCGTGAGACAGGCGATCTTGAGAGCGCCGAGGTTCTCCGGATCATCTATGAGGATGAGAAAGGCCATGTTGCCGTTGGCGCCAAATGGTTTCGTTTTCTTTGCGCCAGAGAGAAACGTGACCCGGCACTCACCTTCCAGGAACTGGTACGCACCAACTTCCGCGGTTCGTTGAAACCACCCTTCAACGATCTTGCCCGCGCAGCGGCTGGACTAACACCGTCCTTCTATCGGACCCTCTCATCCAAGAATGCCTCCTGA
- a CDS encoding M23 family metallopeptidase produces MAGKAGNQVFGKRPTQHVVILASGDKIRHMTVRPWMFAVAVCFVGVMSIGYLGATTYLVLRDNLIGATMARQARMQHEYEDRIAALRAQVDRVTSRQLLDQQVVEEKVEKLMEQQMALALRHGKIDALLDATNPAAKTPDEGPVPLVRPDTADQEASAPNASKSAFASLLGKPAEKPAPERLALGYAPITEGNVADRADRLFSHMTLSLKDIEREQMERITRLTLGASETASEISSILRRNGIHVDEQSDAVGGPYVAPSSALDFNASMNELDAALLRLEAMRDTARKLPFANPAPGQAITSRFGNRPDPFFGGLAMHAGLDFRAPTGTPILSTGAGTVITAGYSGGYGILVEIDHGHGLVTRYGHLSKAKVKKGDAITTGDLIGLSGSTGRSTGPHLHYEVRRNGDAIDPLQFINAGKKLERLVH; encoded by the coding sequence TTGGCTGGGAAAGCAGGCAACCAGGTTTTTGGCAAACGACCGACTCAGCATGTGGTGATACTCGCCAGTGGCGACAAAATCCGCCACATGACCGTTCGTCCCTGGATGTTTGCTGTTGCTGTCTGTTTTGTCGGCGTCATGTCGATCGGCTATCTCGGCGCCACCACCTACCTCGTGCTGCGCGACAACCTCATCGGCGCAACCATGGCACGCCAGGCGCGCATGCAGCACGAATATGAAGATCGCATCGCAGCCCTGCGTGCGCAGGTCGACCGCGTCACCTCCAGACAGTTGCTGGACCAGCAGGTGGTGGAAGAGAAAGTCGAAAAACTGATGGAGCAGCAGATGGCGCTCGCTTTGCGCCACGGGAAGATTGACGCTCTCCTCGATGCCACAAATCCTGCGGCGAAGACACCGGACGAAGGCCCGGTACCACTGGTGCGACCAGATACCGCCGACCAGGAAGCAAGCGCGCCCAATGCCAGCAAGAGCGCCTTCGCTTCGCTCCTCGGCAAGCCAGCCGAGAAACCAGCACCGGAACGATTGGCGCTTGGCTACGCCCCCATCACGGAAGGCAATGTCGCTGATCGGGCCGACCGCCTGTTCTCCCACATGACCTTGTCGCTGAAGGACATCGAGCGCGAACAGATGGAGCGCATCACGCGCCTCACCTTGGGCGCAAGTGAGACCGCCTCCGAGATTTCGTCAATCCTCAGACGAAACGGTATCCATGTTGATGAGCAGTCAGACGCGGTCGGTGGTCCATACGTCGCCCCCTCGAGCGCCCTCGACTTCAATGCATCGATGAACGAGCTGGATGCAGCACTTTTGCGCCTTGAAGCTATGCGCGATACTGCACGCAAACTGCCATTTGCCAATCCAGCGCCTGGCCAAGCGATCACAAGCCGCTTCGGCAATCGTCCCGATCCTTTTTTTGGCGGCCTTGCCATGCATGCCGGTCTTGATTTTCGTGCGCCGACGGGTACCCCGATCCTGTCGACCGGCGCCGGGACGGTGATCACTGCAGGCTATTCCGGTGGTTACGGCATACTCGTTGAAATCGACCATGGGCACGGCCTGGTGACCCGCTACGGGCATCTATCCAAGGCGAAGGTAAAGAAAGGCGATGCCATAACCACCGGTGACCTGATTGGTCTTTCCGGAAGCACGGGGCGGTCCACCGGTCCTCACCTTCACTACGAAGTCCGGCGAAATGGTGACGCAATCGATCCGCTTCAGTTTATCAATGCCGGCAAGAAGCTTGAGCGGCTGGTCCACTAG
- a CDS encoding DEAD/DEAH box helicase, whose amino-acid sequence MTTFADLGLSQKVLSAVTDAGYIHPTPIQAGAIPHALQRRDILGIAQTGTGKTASFVLPMLTLLEKGRARARMPRTLILEPTRELAAQVAENFEKYGKNHKLNVALLIGGVSFEEQDRKLERGADVLICTPGRLLDHCERGKLLMTGVEVLVIDEADRMLDMGFIPDIERIAKMIPFTRQTLFFSATMPPEIQKLADRFLQNPERIEVAKPSSTALTVTQRLVASHHKDYEKRATLRDLIRAQADLKNGIIFCNRKRDVADLFRSLERHGFSVGALHGDMDQRSRTTMLANFKDNNITLLVASDVAARGLDIPDVSHVFNFDVPIHAEDYVHRIGRTGRAGRSGAAFTLVTRNDTKFLDAIEKLTSQKIEWLNGDLSALPAPAESHDENRGKRGRDKGKERRGSHKSDTRSAYTPKTEEIAIVEPAKVEVVAPERKTDKRPHQSNRNNRPNPANDDHRERRRNHHRDHDDGPTPVGFGDDIPAFMLIVANAKG is encoded by the coding sequence TTGACCACATTTGCTGACCTTGGCCTGAGCCAAAAAGTCCTGTCTGCCGTCACTGATGCCGGCTACATTCACCCAACGCCGATCCAGGCTGGCGCAATACCGCACGCGCTGCAACGCCGCGATATTCTGGGCATTGCGCAGACGGGTACGGGAAAGACAGCCTCTTTCGTTCTGCCAATGCTGACGCTCCTGGAGAAGGGCCGCGCACGAGCGCGGATGCCTCGCACGCTGATTCTTGAGCCGACACGAGAACTGGCTGCGCAGGTTGCCGAAAACTTCGAAAAATATGGCAAGAACCATAAGCTTAACGTCGCACTCCTGATCGGCGGCGTCTCGTTTGAAGAACAGGACCGCAAGCTTGAGCGTGGCGCCGACGTGCTGATTTGCACCCCTGGTCGCCTGCTTGACCATTGCGAGCGCGGCAAGCTCTTGATGACCGGCGTAGAGGTTCTGGTCATCGATGAAGCAGACCGCATGTTGGACATGGGCTTCATTCCCGACATCGAGCGCATTGCCAAGATGATTCCCTTCACGCGCCAGACTCTCTTCTTTTCCGCTACCATGCCGCCGGAAATACAGAAGCTGGCTGATCGCTTCCTGCAAAACCCCGAGCGCATCGAAGTGGCCAAGCCATCTTCAACTGCCTTGACGGTAACGCAGCGCCTCGTCGCGTCTCACCACAAGGACTATGAGAAACGCGCCACGCTGCGCGACCTCATCCGCGCCCAGGCCGACCTCAAGAACGGCATCATCTTCTGCAATCGCAAAAGGGACGTTGCCGATCTTTTCCGCTCGCTGGAGCGACACGGGTTCTCCGTTGGCGCACTGCATGGGGACATGGACCAGCGTTCGCGCACCACGATGCTGGCAAATTTCAAGGACAACAACATCACCCTGCTCGTGGCGTCAGACGTGGCAGCGCGCGGCCTTGATATTCCGGATGTGAGCCACGTCTTCAATTTCGATGTTCCGATCCACGCGGAAGACTATGTTCACCGCATCGGTCGTACCGGACGTGCCGGTCGTTCTGGCGCAGCTTTTACACTCGTCACTCGAAATGACACAAAGTTTCTGGATGCGATCGAAAAGCTGACGAGCCAGAAAATCGAATGGCTGAACGGCGATTTGTCGGCGCTCCCTGCCCCAGCGGAAAGTCACGATGAAAACCGTGGAAAACGCGGACGTGACAAAGGCAAGGAGCGGCGCGGCAGTCACAAATCAGATACGCGCAGCGCATACACTCCAAAGACAGAGGAAATCGCAATCGTGGAACCGGCAAAGGTGGAAGTCGTGGCGCCTGAACGCAAGACGGACAAACGTCCGCATCAGTCCAACCGGAACAACCGCCCGAACCCGGCCAATGACGATCACCGGGAGCGCCGCCGCAACCACCATCGTGATCATGACGATGGCCCAACACCTGTTGGCTTCGGCGATGACATCCCTGCATTCATGCTGATCGTTGCCAACGCCAAGGGCTGA
- a CDS encoding NUDIX domain-containing protein — protein sequence MTRPGIDCPGLGVGLAILRDGKLLLCKRMKAPEAGYWNIVGGKVDHMEPAQAAARREAEEETGLSIGAVHYVGMTEQLIEADGQHWVSLLYVSDDTEGEAKLTEPDKLSHIGWFALDALPQPLSVFTEAILPLLPGAVVRGA from the coding sequence TTGACGCGTCCAGGTATCGATTGTCCAGGCCTTGGCGTCGGTCTTGCCATCCTTCGGGATGGCAAATTGCTTTTGTGCAAGCGTATGAAGGCTCCGGAAGCAGGATACTGGAACATTGTCGGCGGCAAGGTCGATCACATGGAACCGGCGCAGGCAGCGGCACGCCGCGAAGCGGAAGAAGAGACAGGCTTGTCGATCGGCGCTGTTCATTATGTCGGCATGACCGAACAGTTGATCGAGGCCGACGGCCAGCACTGGGTCTCCCTTCTCTATGTGAGCGACGATACCGAGGGTGAAGCAAAACTGACCGAGCCGGACAAGCTTTCGCACATAGGCTGGTTTGCGCTTGATGCTCTTCCCCAGCCGCTATCCGTCTTCACCGAGGCAATTCTGCCGCTCCTACCCGGTGCGGTTGTACGCGGCGCGTGA
- a CDS encoding TfoX/Sxy family protein codes for MDKAEIEDLFAELGSVSVRRMFGGHGVYHQGLIIAVEVDGEILLKADAETAPLFEAAGAQRWAYAGKKGKPISMPYWSVPDYAADDPEDSARWARLAFEASMRAAKT; via the coding sequence ATGGATAAAGCGGAGATCGAAGATCTGTTTGCAGAGCTAGGGTCGGTCTCTGTCCGGAGGATGTTTGGCGGACACGGCGTCTACCATCAAGGACTTATCATTGCTGTCGAGGTGGACGGCGAGATCCTGTTGAAAGCCGATGCGGAGACTGCGCCGCTCTTTGAGGCGGCTGGAGCTCAACGCTGGGCCTATGCCGGAAAGAAAGGCAAGCCGATTTCCATGCCCTATTGGAGCGTGCCCGATTATGCGGCGGACGATCCAGAGGATTCCGCAAGATGGGCGCGGCTTGCGTTCGAGGCTTCGATGAGAGCCGCGAAAACCTGA
- a CDS encoding NTP transferase domain-containing protein, whose product MKFGSFALTDACGVILAHSIQAGETRVGKGKVLGPSDIELLAHHGVSDVIGCRLDGDDLGEDDAAHRLAEAITMSGMRRTPATTGRVNFYATTNGLFRAHRVLVDAFNRVDPAITLACLADYSDVREGDLIATIKIIPLGVSERSVDEARIVLESAIAFELLPYSAHDVHLVATMLPSLKPSVMDKTVQITGRRLAASGSVLASEQRVAHRAEAVAEALQSALVAQGNRPRLLLVFGASAVCDPNDVIPEAIRLAGGVVDQVGLPVDPGNLLVLGHIDDVAVIGAPGCARSPKENGFDWVLRRLLAGETPTAHDLSGLGVGGLLMEIPSRPLPRAVATGAMRKEQIALVVLAAGRASRMGIEDRHKLLAEFDGEPLVRRVVRQASEADLGPVIVVTGHRSKDVGAALDGLSVRLVNNPDYPSGMASSLKSGLASLDEGCGAMMVLLADMPNVLAEDIKKLAEAFKLHQGRAVIRAVADGQRGNPVILPRSTFEALRMIEGDIGARPIIESSGLPVVDIEIGAAARLDVDTPEAVIAAGGVLKD is encoded by the coding sequence ATGAAATTCGGGTCTTTTGCTCTTACGGATGCTTGTGGGGTCATACTTGCTCACTCAATCCAGGCCGGAGAAACGCGGGTCGGCAAGGGCAAGGTGCTGGGGCCGTCTGACATTGAGCTCCTTGCCCATCATGGTGTGTCGGACGTGATCGGCTGCCGTCTTGATGGAGATGATCTCGGTGAGGACGATGCCGCGCATCGGCTGGCCGAGGCGATTACCATGTCCGGAATGCGGCGAACGCCAGCGACAACGGGACGAGTGAATTTCTACGCCACGACCAATGGTCTGTTCCGGGCACACCGTGTGCTGGTCGATGCGTTCAACCGGGTCGATCCGGCAATTACGCTCGCCTGCCTTGCCGACTATAGCGATGTTCGTGAAGGCGATCTGATCGCCACGATCAAGATCATTCCGCTTGGTGTGTCGGAAAGAAGTGTCGACGAGGCGCGGATCGTGCTGGAGAGCGCCATCGCTTTTGAATTGCTGCCCTATTCGGCGCATGATGTACATCTGGTGGCAACCATGTTGCCGTCGCTCAAGCCCTCCGTGATGGACAAGACCGTGCAGATCACCGGGCGGCGTCTGGCCGCGTCAGGCAGTGTTCTGGCGTCCGAGCAGCGAGTTGCGCACAGAGCCGAAGCCGTGGCCGAGGCCCTTCAGTCAGCTCTTGTCGCGCAAGGCAATCGACCAAGGCTGTTGCTGGTCTTTGGCGCATCGGCAGTCTGTGATCCGAATGACGTGATCCCCGAGGCTATTCGATTGGCCGGTGGCGTTGTGGATCAGGTCGGCCTGCCGGTCGATCCTGGAAATCTCCTGGTGCTTGGGCATATTGACGATGTGGCCGTCATTGGTGCGCCTGGCTGTGCGCGTTCACCGAAGGAGAATGGCTTTGACTGGGTCTTGCGCCGACTTCTGGCGGGGGAAACTCCGACGGCGCATGATCTGAGCGGTTTGGGTGTCGGTGGCTTGCTGATGGAAATTCCGAGCCGTCCGCTGCCGCGTGCTGTTGCAACCGGTGCAATGCGCAAGGAGCAGATCGCTCTGGTCGTGCTCGCAGCGGGGCGTGCCAGTCGGATGGGTATCGAAGATCGCCACAAGCTGCTTGCCGAATTTGACGGTGAGCCCCTCGTGCGACGGGTCGTAAGGCAGGCGAGCGAAGCAGACCTCGGTCCGGTCATCGTCGTGACAGGCCATCGCAGCAAGGATGTCGGTGCTGCACTCGATGGACTGTCTGTGCGGCTTGTCAACAATCCCGATTATCCCAGTGGAATGGCAAGTTCGCTGAAGAGCGGGCTTGCTTCGCTGGATGAGGGGTGCGGGGCAATGATGGTGCTTCTGGCTGATATGCCGAACGTACTTGCAGAGGATATCAAAAAGCTGGCCGAAGCCTTCAAGCTTCATCAGGGGCGGGCGGTCATCCGGGCGGTTGCCGATGGGCAGCGCGGTAATCCTGTGATTCTGCCGCGTTCGACCTTCGAAGCGCTGCGCATGATCGAAGGCGATATTGGTGCACGGCCAATCATCGAAAGCTCCGGTCTGCCCGTGGTCGATATCGAAATCGGCGCAGCGGCACGGCTTGATGTCGATACACCCGAGGCTGTCATTGCAGCCGGCGGTGTACTCAAGGACTAG
- a CDS encoding XdhC family protein, translated as MDPHSLKKLNKARSSRQAAILVTDLAEGRDRVVLEGDEVAGALGEEVSSRFLSGKSGLVDCDGRSFFLNVHLPPPRIVIIGAVHISQALYPMAQMTDFDVTIIDPRSAFATAERFGGVNLIADWPQDVLPLKPLDRYTALVAVTHDPKIDDPGVEAALKAGCFYVGALGSRKTHAKRVQRLTEAGFGEVDIARISAPIGLEIGAATPAEIAVAVLADIILAYRKRALDRSGASR; from the coding sequence ATGGATCCCCACAGCCTGAAGAAGCTCAACAAGGCGCGTTCATCGAGGCAGGCAGCAATCCTTGTTACTGATCTTGCGGAGGGGCGCGATCGGGTGGTGCTGGAAGGTGACGAGGTTGCCGGCGCTCTCGGCGAAGAGGTGTCGTCGCGCTTCCTGTCCGGAAAGTCCGGACTGGTCGACTGCGACGGCCGGTCCTTTTTCCTCAATGTCCATCTCCCACCACCGCGCATTGTCATCATCGGCGCCGTGCATATCAGCCAGGCGCTCTATCCCATGGCGCAGATGACGGATTTCGACGTGACGATCATCGATCCGCGCAGTGCCTTTGCGACGGCAGAGCGCTTCGGTGGGGTCAACTTGATCGCAGACTGGCCACAGGATGTTTTGCCGCTCAAGCCTCTTGACCGCTACACTGCGCTCGTCGCGGTTACGCATGACCCGAAGATCGATGATCCAGGGGTTGAAGCGGCGCTCAAGGCCGGCTGCTTCTATGTGGGCGCGCTCGGCAGCCGCAAGACCCATGCGAAACGGGTGCAGCGCCTGACGGAAGCGGGATTTGGCGAGGTAGATATCGCCCGGATCTCAGCGCCCATCGGGCTTGAGATCGGAGCTGCCACGCCGGCGGAGATCGCGGTCGCCGTCCTTGCCGATATCATTCTGGCCTACCGCAAGCGCGCCCTCGATCGGTCAGGGGCGTCGAGATGA
- a CDS encoding XdhC family protein, which produces MMTSIDMRDPLLVAESWMSEGRDVAIATVMETWGSAPRPVGSHLVIDADGNFEGSVSGGCVEGAVITEAIEVIAEGEPRMLEFGVADETAWRVGLSCGGKIRVYVERLG; this is translated from the coding sequence ATGATGACTTCGATTGATATGCGCGATCCGCTGTTGGTTGCGGAAAGCTGGATGTCAGAGGGGCGGGACGTGGCGATTGCCACGGTCATGGAGACCTGGGGATCCGCGCCGAGACCGGTCGGCAGCCATCTTGTGATTGACGCCGACGGAAATTTCGAAGGTTCGGTGTCGGGAGGCTGCGTGGAGGGGGCCGTCATCACCGAGGCCATCGAGGTCATCGCCGAAGGGGAACCACGCATGCTTGAATTCGGCGTGGCAGACGAGACAGCCTGGAGGGTGGGCCTGTCCTGTGGCGGGAAGATCCGTGTCTATGTGGAAAGGCTTGGTTGA
- a CDS encoding vWA domain-containing protein, whose protein sequence is MQLAGGNDGIVVPPIAAGDGRFADNILYFARVLRKAGLKPGPGAVVDAIEAVDALGIGSRVEFHAALGAIFVKRHEDQPVFDEAFEVFWQSRDLVGKMIQLMSPRSPDRSETQKPKAGQSRVSDALMGQNQRPEREERETEVEVDARLTMSPGEVFRRMDFGQMSARELSVARREIERLRLPVDTVKTRRYQPTPRGRRIDPRASMRHSLRTGGDLMLPRVREVRVQAPPLVVLADISGSMSQYSRIFLHFLHVLSERRRRVHVFLFGTRLTNVTRQLRHRDPDEAIARCTEAVADWSGGTRIGETLRVFNRQWGRRVLGQGAVVLLITDGLEREDIDLLETETDRLHRSCRRLIWLNPLLRFEGFEPRARGVRAMLPHVDELRSVHNLQALGDLVAALSAPVSRASDPRRFLLDERAS, encoded by the coding sequence ATGCAGCTGGCAGGCGGAAATGACGGAATTGTTGTGCCGCCGATCGCTGCCGGCGACGGGCGTTTTGCAGACAATATCCTCTATTTCGCAAGGGTTCTGAGAAAGGCCGGTCTAAAACCCGGGCCCGGCGCCGTTGTCGATGCGATCGAGGCAGTAGATGCGCTCGGCATTGGCTCCCGTGTCGAGTTTCATGCAGCGCTTGGTGCCATTTTCGTCAAGCGGCATGAGGATCAACCCGTCTTCGATGAAGCCTTCGAGGTCTTCTGGCAGTCGCGTGACCTGGTCGGCAAGATGATCCAGCTCATGTCGCCGCGCTCGCCGGATCGGTCAGAGACGCAGAAGCCCAAGGCGGGCCAATCGCGCGTCAGCGATGCACTCATGGGCCAGAATCAGCGACCGGAGCGAGAAGAGCGCGAGACGGAAGTCGAGGTCGATGCCCGGTTGACCATGTCTCCAGGCGAAGTCTTCAGGCGCATGGATTTCGGTCAGATGAGTGCAAGGGAGCTTTCTGTCGCTCGCCGTGAAATCGAGCGGCTCCGTCTGCCTGTGGATACTGTGAAGACGCGGCGCTATCAGCCAACGCCCCGGGGGCGCCGGATTGATCCGCGAGCCAGCATGCGCCATTCACTGCGCACCGGGGGCGATTTGATGTTACCCCGCGTTCGCGAGGTTCGGGTTCAGGCGCCGCCGCTTGTCGTGCTCGCAGACATCTCCGGTTCGATGAGCCAGTACAGCCGCATTTTCCTCCATTTCCTCCATGTGCTGAGCGAGCGGCGACGTCGGGTGCATGTCTTTCTTTTCGGGACGCGGCTCACCAATGTCACCCGGCAATTGCGCCACCGCGATCCCGATGAGGCGATTGCACGATGTACAGAGGCCGTTGCAGACTGGTCGGGCGGTACCCGCATCGGTGAGACGCTGAGGGTCTTCAATCGCCAATGGGGGCGGCGGGTATTGGGGCAGGGCGCCGTCGTGCTGTTGATCACCGATGGGCTGGAGCGCGAGGATATCGATTTGCTCGAGACGGAGACTGACCGCCTGCATCGCTCCTGCCGTCGGCTGATCTGGCTCAATCCGCTTTTGCGCTTCGAAGGTTTCGAGCCGCGGGCCCGAGGGGTGCGGGCCATGCTTCCACACGTCGACGAACTTCGCAGCGTCCACAATCTGCAGGCTCTCGGTGATCTTGTGGCGGCATTGTCTGCCCCGGTCAGTCGTGCGTCTGACCCGCGCCGTTTCCTGCTGGATGAAAGGGCATCATGA
- a CDS encoding AAA family ATPase, producing the protein MPESAELPRAESIDSVIELLSQHDYLAGRSLATVVFLALRMQRPLFLEGEAGVGKTEVAKVLAKALDRPLIRLQCYEGLDVASAVYEWNYPAQMLEIRMAEASGVSDRGRLEGDIFSERYLIRRPVLQALSGEPGKAPVFLIDELDRTDEAFEAFLLEVLSDFQVTIPEFGTVKAAEPPIVIVTSNRTREVHDALKRRCLYHWVDYPSAADELAIIRRKVAGCNEQLSRQIVAYVQRLRTIDLFKNPGIAESIDWATALTELDRLALDPETIGDTLGTLLKYQEDIARIQGGEGQAVLAAVKAELLAAS; encoded by the coding sequence ATGCCGGAAAGTGCCGAACTGCCAAGGGCGGAATCGATCGATTCCGTGATCGAACTTCTGTCACAGCATGATTATCTGGCTGGGCGATCGCTTGCGACCGTCGTGTTTCTCGCTCTGCGCATGCAGCGACCACTGTTTCTCGAAGGCGAGGCGGGTGTTGGCAAGACCGAAGTTGCCAAGGTGCTGGCCAAGGCGCTGGATCGACCTCTCATCCGATTGCAGTGTTATGAAGGGCTGGATGTTGCCTCCGCCGTCTATGAATGGAACTATCCGGCCCAGATGCTGGAAATCCGCATGGCGGAAGCAAGCGGCGTTTCAGATCGTGGGCGGCTTGAAGGCGACATTTTTTCCGAACGCTATCTGATCCGCCGGCCCGTCCTGCAGGCGCTGAGCGGTGAGCCGGGCAAGGCGCCTGTCTTTCTGATTGATGAGCTTGATCGCACGGATGAAGCGTTCGAGGCCTTCCTGCTGGAGGTACTCTCCGATTTTCAGGTGACGATCCCCGAATTCGGTACGGTGAAGGCTGCCGAGCCGCCGATCGTCATCGTCACCAGCAATCGAACCCGAGAAGTCCATGATGCCCTCAAACGGCGATGTCTCTATCACTGGGTCGACTATCCGAGTGCGGCGGACGAACTGGCGATCATCCGCCGCAAGGTTGCGGGCTGCAACGAACAGCTGTCGCGCCAGATTGTCGCCTATGTGCAGCGGTTGAGGACCATCGACCTCTTCAAGAATCCGGGTATTGCCGAAAGCATAGACTGGGCGACCGCGCTCACCGAACTGGATCGGCTGGCGCTTGATCCGGAAACCATCGGCGACACTCTGGGTACGCTGCTGAAATATCAGGAAGATATTGCCCGTATCCAGGGCGGCGAAGGCCAGGCTGTGCTGGCGGCCGTCAAGGCCGAGCTTCTGGCGGCGAGTTAG
- a CDS encoding flavin reductase has translation MLSRQELDPTTYREAMSHYAGHVQVVTTDHAGIKRGVTITAACSVSDSPPMVLACLNNGNESNAVFFESGYFALNTLAEPHLDLANAFAGFGKLLVEERFALGRWTTLVTGAPVLEDAIVSFDCLVVDQKVTATHTVLFGEVKAVNFGPDRPALLYLDRGFRTL, from the coding sequence TTGTTGAGCAGGCAGGAACTGGACCCCACGACCTATCGTGAGGCGATGAGCCATTATGCGGGGCATGTGCAGGTGGTTACGACCGATCACGCTGGCATCAAACGCGGTGTCACGATTACGGCGGCCTGCTCGGTATCCGACAGTCCACCCATGGTGCTTGCCTGCCTGAACAACGGGAATGAGAGCAACGCGGTTTTTTTCGAAAGCGGCTATTTTGCGCTGAATACGCTCGCTGAACCGCATCTCGATCTTGCCAATGCCTTCGCCGGCTTCGGCAAGCTCCTGGTGGAAGAACGCTTTGCGCTTGGTCGTTGGACAACGCTTGTCACGGGCGCACCGGTTCTGGAGGATGCGATTGTTTCCTTTGATTGCCTGGTTGTCGACCAGAAGGTCACGGCGACCCATACTGTTCTATTCGGTGAAGTGAAGGCCGTGAACTTTGGACCCGACCGGCCTGCTCTGCTCTATCTGGACCGGGGCTTTCGCACGCTGTAA